From the genome of Bubalus bubalis isolate 160015118507 breed Murrah chromosome 2, NDDB_SH_1, whole genome shotgun sequence, one region includes:
- the GCM2 gene encoding chorion-specific transcription factor GCMb yields MPAAEAQLPDCAWSYGMKLSWDINDPQMPQKPAHFDRFCEWPDGYVRFIYSSDEKKAQRHLSGWAMRNTNNHNGHILKKSCLGVVVCAQDCALPDGSRLQLRPAICDKARLKQQKKPCPNCHSALELIPCRGHSGYPVTNFWRLDGNAIFFQAKGVHDHPRPESKSETEARRSAIKRQMASFYQPQKRRIREPEAGESQDHSRHFNNIPSLENAEGLDVLPDAGFPVPGQHCLSFPNSDACKATCDLTTFQGDIVPPFQKYSNPRIYLPRPPCSYELAGPGYANSSPYPTFYKDAGSIPKDSDWVQLNALPYNVNTYSSFERSFDFTSNQHSWKPALGKAGPGERMDQGQFPPEATHPQRTPQPPCRYLATAPPAAQALQTVITTTTRVSYQACQPPALKCCDNVRDAKSLSSCDYASENTQMSIYPGALDLPAPVVTTSSPTASLPLKIPRDCWTVRQHSLPYPLGAAPSRTDGAEAWEVCSSRLGSAVNYPDRISPFFSCDNEDF; encoded by the exons ATGCCGGCGGCGGAGGCGCAGCTGCCGGACTGCGCGTGGTCCTACGGGATGAAGCTCAGCTGGGACATCAACGACCCGCAGATGCCGCAG AAGCCAGCTCACTTTGACCGCTTCTGCGAGTGGCCGGACGGCTACGTGCGTTTCATCTACAGCAGCGACGAGAAGAAGGCGCAGCGCCACCTGAGCGGCTGGGCCATGCGCAACACCAACAACCACAACGGCCACATCCTCAAGAAGTCGTGCCTGGGTGTGGTGGTGTGTGCGCAGGACTGCGCCCTGCCCGACGGCTCGCGGCTGCAGCTGCGGCCAGCCATCTGCGACAAGGCGCGGCTGAAGCAGCAGA AGAAGCCTTGTCCCAACTGTCACTCTGCTTTGGAGTTGATCCCCTGTCGAGGGCACAGCGGTTACCCTGTAACCAACTTCTGGCGACTGGATGGCAACGCGATCTTTTTTCAG GCCAAGGGAGTTCATGATCACCCAAGACCAGAGAGCAAATCAGAGACGGAAGCTAGAAGAAGTGCAATCAAGAGACAAATGGCTTCTTTTTACCAACCACAGAAAAGGAGAATTCGAGAACCTGAG GCAGGAGAGAGTCAAGATCACAGCAGACATTTCAACAACATCCCTTCCCTGGAGAACGCAGAGGGCTTGGATGTGCTTCCCGACGCTGGCTTCCCTGTTCCAGGCCAGCACTGCCTTTCCTTTCCAAACTCGGATGCTTGCAAAGCTACCTGCGACCTCACCACCTTCCAGGGAGACATAGTACCACCCTTTCAGAAGTATTCGAACCCAAGAATCTATTTGCCCCGGCCCCCCTGCAGCTATGAATTGGCAGGTCCTGGGTATGCAAATTCGAGCCCGTATCCCACCTTTTATAAAGATGCCGGCAGTATCCCTAAGGACTCGGACTGGGTTCAGCTGAATGCACTGCCATACAACGTCAACACCTACAGCAGCTTTGAGAGGAGCTTTGATTTCACCAGTAACCAGCACAGCTGGAAACCAGCCCTTGGAAAAGCTGGCCCAGGGGAGAGGATGGACCAAGGACAGTTCCCGCCCGAGGCCACTCACCCTCAGCGCACCCCACAGCCCCCCTGCAGGTACCTCGCGACCGCCCCGCCCGCCGCTCAAGCCCTTCAGACGgtgatcaccaccaccaccagagtcTCCTACCAGGCCTGCCAGCCCCCCGCCCTGAAATGCTGTGACAACGTGCGGGATGCAAAGAGCCTCTCCAGCTGTGACTATGCTTCTGAAAACACCCAGATGTCCATCTACCCAGGAGCCTTGGACCTTCCAGCTCCAGTCGTCACGACAAGCTCTCCAACAGCATCGCTTCCTCTGAAGATTCCCAGAGATTGCTGGACCGTCAGACAACATTCTCTGCCTTATCCTCTAGGAGCAGCACCCTCCCGGACAGACGGAGCAGAGGCCTGGGAAGTGTGTTCCTCCAGACTGGGGTCTGCAGTCAACTATCCAGATCGAATCAGTCCATTCTTTAGCTGTGACAATGAGGACTTTTGA